The Reichenbachiella carrageenanivorans region GCTGCTCAATGTTGCCCCCGTTGGAGGTACTACCACCAGCTACTGCCATAGACTTGCCACTGTCTCGACTTTTTATTCTGTAATAGCCGTCACCTACGCTGATGATTTGCCATTGCTGATGAGTGGTGCCTTGGTAAGCCCATTGTTGTACGTTGGCTCCGTTGGCGTTGCTGCCGCCAGATACTTCTAGGGATTTACCACTATCCACGCCTTTTAGTCTTACATATCCGCCGCTAGTGTTTAGTACTTCAAACTGTCTGTGTGTGCCGCTGGCATTGCCCCATTGCTGGAGATTGGCTCCATTGGAGTTGCTCTTGTTATGGATGTCCATGTGTAGTCCACTCTTCTTGTTTTGGATATAATAGATTTTATTGGCTGTTGGAGTAGCCTTCTTGGGAGACTCAATAGCAGGTAGCTCTTCGTCTAATAGTTCTGCCTCTTCACAGCTCCATAGTAGTGCAGGAGAAAAGAGACCTAATACCATGACATAGGTCAGGTATTTTTGAATTGATTTATTAATGTTTAATCGCATAATTAGTTGGTTTTGTATTGTATATAGTTAAGTTATTTTGGTCAATCAATTCGGCTAAAATCAATAATTGGTAGTCCAATTATATGTTGACCAAAAATGAAGTTGCAAAATATTATGCTAAAATCAAACTCTTTTAACGTTATAAAGTGCTGATATTCAATGCGTAACAATTACGGTTATTGCCTTTTTTATACTTTTAAGGAAGTTGAAAAAAGGCTGTAGCACACAACGGTGTAAGAAATCGGAGCGGAATTATTGATTTAATTAAAGTTTAGGCTTTGTTAAAACCTTTTTTCTGAAAATGAAAAATTGAAGATTTATTCCTTAATAAAAGGAGGTGATTTTTTCAGTTGAGGGTGATTGTCGGGGAGTATTTTTTTTGGACTGTCGCATATTTTTTTAGCGCTTCGTGATAATTTTTTTGAAAAAAAATTATCACGAAATATTCCTGCCTCTTAGATCGACTTTTTTATTTAAAAATGAAAGGAAGATCGACTACTGTACCAAATCTAGTAGTTCTCCATAGTTGGGCACATCATTGTAGTGCCACTTGCCTTTTACTGTGCCGTCTTGGAGTAGCCATAGCCCAGGGTTGGAACGGGTGATGGTTTTGAGTACCGTGGCATCAGTGTAATAATATGGAATGGCTAGGTTCACCTTCTTTTGAAAGGTTTCGAAGGTGGTGCCATCCGAAGCGGTGAGTGCATACACTTCTATTTGATCGCCCAAGGCCTGAATCAGCGTATTGATGTCGGTGATACTAGTTTCGTTGGTTTTTGATACATCGTATAGGATCACAAACAGCTTGTTGCCTGTAAAAACTTCAGCAGTAAAATCCCCATCATCATTCCACACACCAAAATCCGTAATCTTAGGCGCTGCTTCTGGATTGAGATGATTCATGGCTACAAATTGATAGGATTTGTCTGTAGGGTAATTTTCAAATCGATATTCTTTTCCATCCTTTTCCATCACATATTCATAGACGAAGTCTTCAGAAGGTTTCATTTCTGTGGGTATATGGTTCCCCACTTTATACGCTCTAAAATCTATAAATGGTAAATGAGCTACAGCATAAAGTGCCAAGCCTAAAGACAATATAAGTGTAGCGCTTACTATAAAAAAACTTCGTTTTTCTGCCGATTTTGATTGGATATCGTGCTGGCTCAAATATAAAAACAGAATCATTGCCAGCAGTACAAGGTCTTTGATGAATGACTCCCATGGTGTCAGTTTGATAGCATCGCCAAAACAGCCACAGTCGGTCACGCTATTGGTAATCGCCGAAAATCCCGTGAGAGCTGTGAAAAACACAATAATGACAAGCAATGATTTTAAAGTCCAGTTTTGCTTGAAGTTGACCAAAAGTGCTACGCCTAGTACCACCTCGATTACTACCAAGAAAATAGAAATAGCCAATGAGAAAGGGACTAAATAATGGAAGAAGCCAGCGATATCTAGAGAGAAGATTTCGAAATATTCTTCCATTTTGATCGCCGTACCTACAGGGTCGTTTACTTTGATTAGGCCCGAGAAAATGAATAACCCTCCTACAAAAAATCTTACTGCGGTCAATACTAATTTCATATGCTAGTCTTTTGGATGTCTAAATTTAACGATGAAAACGTCAGGTGTTCATTTCTCGTTTCTCAATAACAATTTTTTAACAAATTTAGCTTTGACCAAAGCCCATTTTTATCAAGCAAAATACAGCGTAGTTGATCATGTCCTGATAGTTGGCATCTACACCTTCAGAGATTAGTGTTTGGCCTTGGTTGTCTTCTATCTGCTTGGTTCTCAATATTTTCATTAGAATAATGTCAGTCATAGAAGATATCCGCATGTCTCTCCATGCCTCGTCATAGTCGTGGTTTTTGTTGGCCAATAGTTCACGAGTATCATCAGTAATGGCCGTATACATCGGTTCTAGTTTTTCATAGGGGATTTCCATACCCTCGTCAGCACTCATTCGGATTTGCATGATGGCCATGATGCAGTAGTTGATGATCGCCACAAATTCTCCAGCGATATCTTCCTGTATTTTTTGCTCTCCCTTTTCTTGGATAGATCGAATTCTTTTGGCTTTAATGAAAATTTGATCAGTAAGTGAAGAAGCTCTCAAAATACGCCAAGCAGTACCGTAATCCTTAGTTTTCTTTT contains the following coding sequences:
- a CDS encoding BT_3928 family protein produces the protein MKLVLTAVRFFVGGLFIFSGLIKVNDPVGTAIKMEEYFEIFSLDIAGFFHYLVPFSLAISIFLVVIEVVLGVALLVNFKQNWTLKSLLVIIVFFTALTGFSAITNSVTDCGCFGDAIKLTPWESFIKDLVLLAMILFLYLSQHDIQSKSAEKRSFFIVSATLILSLGLALYAVAHLPFIDFRAYKVGNHIPTEMKPSEDFVYEYVMEKDGKEYRFENYPTDKSYQFVAMNHLNPEAAPKITDFGVWNDDGDFTAEVFTGNKLFVILYDVSKTNETSITDINTLIQALGDQIEVYALTASDGTTFETFQKKVNLAIPYYYTDATVLKTITRSNPGLWLLQDGTVKGKWHYNDVPNYGELLDLVQ
- a CDS encoding DUF1599 domain-containing protein, with the translated sequence MEEKTVGEYKEVIKACKDIFEKKTKDYGTAWRILRASSLTDQIFIKAKRIRSIQEKGEQKIQEDIAGEFVAIINYCIMAIMQIRMSADEGMEIPYEKLEPMYTAITDDTRELLANKNHDYDEAWRDMRISSMTDIILMKILRTKQIEDNQGQTLISEGVDANYQDMINYAVFCLIKMGFGQS